One segment of Macrotis lagotis isolate mMagLag1 chromosome 1, bilby.v1.9.chrom.fasta, whole genome shotgun sequence DNA contains the following:
- the ANGPTL5 gene encoding angiopoietin-related protein 5, which translates to MLHLSLTSSICLNIFIFIWGESVQGNCIQFSTTDSSAINILEELSNTGSKSNPNDSAHKENCASCAVETKITREEKHFMCRNLQSSIVSYTRSTKKLLRNMMDEQQASLDYLSNQVNELMNRILLLNTEVFRKYLDPFPQRPVQAHGLDCSDIKDTIGTVTKTPSGLYIIHPEGSSYPFEVMCDMDYRGGGWTVIQKRINGVVDFQRLWCDYLDGFGDLLGEFWLGLKKIFYIVNQKNTSFLLLVTLESEDEASAYASYENFWIEDETNFFRIHLGRYSGNAGDAFRGLRKEDNQNAVPFSTSDVDNDGCSPACMIGGQSIKSCSHFNNKTGWWFSQCGLANLNGVHQYPGKLLSSGIHWGTWVKNSSWVRIKSVSMKIRRIYNPLVK; encoded by the exons GATTCTTCAGCTATCAACATTCTTGAAGAATTATCAAATACAGGAAGCAAAAGTAATCCTAATGATAGTGCACATAAAGAAAATTGTGCATCATGTGCAGTTGAAACTAAAATTACAcgagaagaaaaacattttatgtgTA GGAATTTGCAGAGTTCCATTGTTTCTTATACAAGAAGCACCAAAAAACTGCTCAGAAATATGATGGATGAACAACAAGCTTCTTTGGATTATCTATCTAATCAG GTGAATGAACTTATGAATAGAATTCTTCTATTGAATACAGAAGTTTTTAGAAAATATCTGGATCCCTTTCCTCAAAGACCAGTTCAGGCACATG GTTTGGATTGCTCTGATATTAAGGATACAATTGGCACTGTAACAAAAACTCCAAGTGGTTTATACATAATACACCCAGAAGGCTCCAGTTATCCTTTTGAG GTAATGTGTGACATGGATTACAGAGGAGGTGGATGGACTGTGATACAGAAAAGGATCAATGGAGTAGTTGATTTCCAAAGACTCTGGTGTGATTATCTGGATGGATTTGGTGATCTTTTAG GAGAATTTTGGCTAggactaaaaaaaatattttatattgtaaatCAAAAAAACACCAGTTTTCTCCTACTTGTGACACTGGAGTCTGAAGATGAAGCATCTGCTTATGCATCATATGAAAACTTTTGGATAGAAgatgaaacaaatttttttaggATACACTTAGGACGCTATTCAGGAAATGCAG GTGATGCATTTCGTGGTCTcagaaaagaagataatcaaaatgCAGTGCCTTTCAGCACCTCTGATGTTGATAATGACGGATGTAGTCCAGCATGCATGATTGGTGGTCAGTCAATCAAGAGTTGTAGTCATTTCAATAATAAGACTGGTTGGTGGTTCAGTCAATGTGGCTTAGCAAATCTTAATGGAGTTCATCAGTATCCAGGAAAGTTGCTCTCATCTGGAATTCACTGGGGTACTTGGGTTAAAAATAGTTCATGGGTCAGAATCAAGTCTGTTTCAATGAAAATACGAAGAATTTACAATCCACTTGTCAAATAA